The following proteins are co-located in the Pseudomonas antarctica genome:
- a CDS encoding hotdog family protein, with amino-acid sequence MIDWPLAELLPHAGDMILIDQVLSFDEEQVHTRTTVKPGGLFNRPDGSLPAWVGIELMAQSVAAYAGCRARQKGEAVELGFLLGTRKFECNVECFPAGAELRIHGLRSLEDDNGMGVFECHLTGDGIQASARLNVFRPPQAANYLDESKDETP; translated from the coding sequence ATGATCGATTGGCCACTCGCCGAACTGCTGCCTCACGCGGGCGACATGATCCTGATCGACCAGGTGCTGTCGTTCGATGAGGAGCAAGTTCACACCCGCACCACCGTCAAGCCCGGCGGCCTGTTCAACCGCCCGGACGGCAGCCTGCCGGCCTGGGTCGGTATTGAGCTGATGGCGCAAAGTGTCGCCGCCTATGCCGGTTGCCGCGCCCGCCAAAAAGGCGAAGCCGTGGAACTGGGTTTCCTGTTGGGCACACGTAAGTTCGAGTGCAACGTGGAATGCTTCCCGGCCGGCGCCGAACTGCGCATCCATGGCCTGCGCTCCCTGGAAGACGACAACGGCATGGGTGTGTTCGAATGCCACCTCACCGGCGACGGTATCCAGGCCAGTGCGCGCTTGAACGTATTTCGACCGCCCCAGGCGGCCAACTATTTAGATGAATCGAAGGACGAAACGCCATGA
- the fabG gene encoding 3-oxoacyl-ACP reductase FabG, which produces MTESVLVTGSSRGIGRAIALRLAQAGHDIVLHCRSGRVEADAVKVEIEALGRNARVLQFDVADRASCKAILEADVEQHGAYYGVVLNAGLTRDGAFPALSEDDWDVVMRTNLDGFYNVLHPVMMPMIRRRAAGRIVCITSVSGLIGNRGQVNYSASKAGLIGAAKALAIELGKRKITVNCVAPGLIDTAMLDENVPVEELMKMIPAQRMGTPEEVAGAVNFLMSAEAGYITRQVLAVNGGLC; this is translated from the coding sequence ATGACTGAATCCGTACTGGTCACCGGCTCCAGCCGTGGCATCGGCCGCGCCATTGCCCTGCGCCTGGCCCAGGCCGGGCATGACATCGTGCTGCATTGCCGCAGTGGTCGCGTTGAAGCCGACGCGGTGAAGGTCGAGATCGAAGCCCTGGGCCGCAACGCGCGGGTGCTGCAATTTGATGTGGCGGACCGCGCCAGCTGCAAAGCCATCCTTGAAGCCGATGTGGAGCAACATGGCGCCTATTACGGCGTGGTGCTCAATGCCGGCCTGACCCGCGACGGCGCGTTCCCGGCCTTGTCCGAAGACGATTGGGACGTGGTGATGCGCACCAACCTGGATGGCTTCTATAACGTTTTGCACCCGGTGATGATGCCGATGATTCGTCGTCGCGCGGCGGGCCGTATCGTCTGCATTACCTCGGTTTCCGGGCTCATCGGCAACCGTGGCCAGGTCAACTACAGCGCCTCGAAAGCCGGCTTGATTGGTGCGGCCAAAGCCCTGGCCATCGAGCTGGGCAAGCGCAAGATCACCGTCAACTGTGTGGCTCCCGGCTTGATCGACACCGCCATGCTCGATGAAAACGTGCCGGTGGAAGAGCTGATGAAGATGATCCCTGCGCAGCGCATGGGCACCCCGGAAGAAGTCGCCGGCGCAGTGAATTTCCTGATGTCGGCCGAAGCCGGCTATATCACCCGCCAGGTCCTGGCCGTGAATGGAGGCCTGTGCTGA